A section of the Arcobacter roscoffensis genome encodes:
- a CDS encoding response regulator, with protein sequence MNLLKILIFISITFTYAISSDIIKIVYNSNTPPLKFTDKNNQANGMLIDIWKLWAKKTNTKVEFVEASWEDTLKMVKDGEADIHAGLYYTKQRDKFLEYSKTVLFNNKKYFFYSDKLEKIEDINKFKPYVVAVDNGYPVSFMKKNHSNLYIKEFPNANLANESFFSDNQKVVLSSLATLYYYIKRNNIDESKFQYNEYTYAYSKQYLGAVKEGNLELLKKIDNGFKLISKEEFDFIELKWTKELDINKVEEETSNSMLSKEQINFLDKKEEISMCVDPSWLPFENIDNGKHMGLVADIFTLFEEKLKHPITLISTQTWSESLNFAKERKCDIISAAALTPERKKYLDFSKPYLRFPQVIVTREKEPFIVDFNEIIHKKIGVVKDSAVVELLLKKYPNINLIEIDDVSEGLYKVSSGELYGFVNTTAAVSYAIAKSGMTNLKIAAKADIDYFLRVAIRNDEPQLVDIFNRLISEVDKVKIEEIKDNWLTVKTQEIVDYSLIYKILGVSIFILGFILYWNRKLKQEISERIIAQEKLNKFMQVIEQSKVSIILTDKSGVIEYVNPFCIKKTGFSHNDFIGSKPSILKSGYQDVSFYDNLWSTILSGKTWSGEFSNKKKNGNVFWESAVIAPIFDNDGKIKYFASIKEDITEKVKVQEELVVAQKEADSANKAKSDFLAKMSHEIRTPMNAVLGMLYLLEKTQLNTTQENYIKKAHGAANSLLGVINDILDFSKIEADKLEIKNEEINIHILINDIMSVMSVKAEENELELLTYYDKEFPIHIISDPLRISQILNNLLSNAIKFTTKGEVLVSTKLVSQNSNEAILKFSVKDTGIGVSKENQKKLFQEFSQVDSSATRSFAGTGLGLAISKKLTNLLGGEIWVEESMEGVGTTICFTIKVKLMNQDSSKNYSLPTHMSNLSVLIVDDNFTACEVLKEMLESFKYSVDVVFNGLDAINIVQKYDYDMVFLDYKMPGLNGIKTYTEYKNILKEKTPKTLLVTAYSQELINENVEDAGIKGYLTKPVSPSTLYDSIINIMNENRIIYDNTKNLKYSNQVLESCDVLLVEDNKLNQEFAISILESFNLIVDLANNGLEAIEKVNSKKYKLVLMDIQMPKLDGLEATRRIRTLDNEYFKNIPIIALSANALVGDKEKSLSAGMNEHITKPINPDELYTTLKKYIKEVDVKIPNASIQSTDSTKEIIEFEIISKLDKKVLNIDEAMSRMSNNETAYIKILEQFKEHYAEIFVELEKLFENKDILTLDKKIHELKGISGNLAAKELFHNLLEINSYLQKGKLPTVEIFKATKNSLDDVIKEINKITQENIIKSKQFDINIVIDLLYNIKNNLNSDIVKCEENMNTLKSYLTEDYLDYSSKLQKALNEFDLDKVDVLIESFLKELNNE encoded by the coding sequence GTGAACCTTTTAAAAATACTTATCTTCATATCAATAACTTTTACATATGCAATATCATCAGATATTATAAAAATTGTTTATAACTCTAATACACCTCCTTTAAAGTTTACTGATAAAAATAACCAAGCAAATGGAATGCTTATTGATATATGGAAGCTTTGGGCTAAAAAAACAAATACAAAAGTTGAATTTGTAGAGGCTTCATGGGAAGATACTCTTAAAATGGTAAAAGATGGAGAAGCTGATATTCATGCAGGATTATATTATACAAAACAAAGAGATAAGTTTTTAGAATATTCGAAGACTGTTTTGTTTAATAATAAAAAATATTTCTTTTACAGTGATAAATTAGAAAAGATAGAAGATATAAACAAATTTAAACCCTATGTAGTCGCTGTTGATAATGGTTATCCTGTTTCATTTATGAAAAAAAATCATAGTAATCTTTATATAAAAGAATTCCCAAATGCAAACTTAGCAAATGAATCTTTTTTTAGTGATAACCAAAAAGTTGTTTTATCTTCATTGGCAACTTTATATTATTATATAAAAAGAAATAATATTGATGAATCGAAGTTTCAATACAATGAATATACTTATGCTTATTCAAAACAATATTTAGGTGCAGTAAAAGAAGGTAACTTAGAATTATTAAAGAAAATAGATAATGGCTTTAAGTTAATAAGTAAAGAAGAATTTGATTTTATCGAACTTAAATGGACTAAAGAGCTTGATATAAATAAGGTCGAGGAAGAAACTTCAAATAGTATGCTTTCAAAAGAACAAATTAATTTTTTAGATAAAAAAGAAGAGATTAGCATGTGTGTTGATCCAAGTTGGTTACCCTTTGAAAATATAGATAATGGTAAGCATATGGGTTTAGTTGCTGATATTTTTACTCTTTTTGAGGAAAAATTAAAACATCCAATTACTCTTATTTCAACTCAAACATGGAGTGAAAGTTTAAATTTTGCCAAAGAAAGAAAATGTGACATAATAAGTGCAGCTGCATTAACACCTGAAAGAAAGAAATATTTAGATTTTTCAAAACCTTATTTAAGATTTCCACAAGTTATTGTAACAAGAGAAAAAGAACCATTTATTGTTGACTTTAATGAAATTATTCATAAAAAAATTGGTGTAGTTAAAGACTCAGCTGTAGTAGAGCTACTTCTTAAAAAATATCCAAATATTAATTTGATTGAAATAGATGATGTATCAGAAGGTTTATATAAAGTTAGTAGTGGCGAATTATATGGTTTTGTAAATACAACTGCTGCTGTAAGTTATGCAATAGCAAAAAGTGGAATGACAAATCTTAAGATTGCTGCAAAGGCTGATATTGATTATTTTTTAAGAGTTGCCATTAGAAATGATGAACCACAACTTGTAGATATTTTTAATAGGCTAATTAGTGAAGTAGATAAGGTAAAAATTGAAGAGATTAAAGATAATTGGCTAACTGTAAAAACACAAGAGATAGTTGATTATAGTTTGATTTATAAAATTTTAGGTGTATCTATTTTTATTTTAGGTTTTATTTTATATTGGAATAGAAAATTAAAGCAAGAAATAAGTGAAAGAATTATAGCCCAAGAAAAGTTAAATAAATTTATGCAAGTAATTGAACAAAGTAAAGTTTCAATCATACTTACAGACAAAAGTGGAGTTATAGAGTATGTAAATCCTTTTTGTATAAAGAAAACAGGTTTCTCTCATAATGATTTTATTGGCTCGAAACCAAGTATATTAAAGTCTGGCTACCAAGATGTAAGTTTTTATGATAATTTATGGTCAACTATTCTTTCTGGAAAAACTTGGAGTGGTGAGTTTTCTAATAAGAAAAAAAATGGTAATGTTTTTTGGGAAAGTGCTGTAATTGCACCTATTTTTGATAATGATGGGAAAATAAAATATTTTGCATCAATTAAAGAAGACATAACAGAAAAAGTAAAAGTACAAGAAGAGTTAGTTGTAGCACAAAAAGAAGCAGATAGTGCAAATAAAGCAAAATCAGATTTTTTAGCAAAAATGAGTCATGAAATTAGAACTCCAATGAATGCTGTTTTAGGGATGTTATATTTACTTGAAAAAACGCAACTTAATACAACTCAAGAAAATTACATAAAAAAAGCTCATGGTGCAGCTAATTCTTTATTGGGTGTTATTAATGATATCTTAGATTTTTCTAAAATTGAAGCAGACAAGCTGGAAATTAAAAATGAAGAGATAAATATTCATATTTTGATTAATGATATTATGAGTGTAATGAGTGTAAAAGCTGAAGAGAATGAATTAGAACTTTTAACTTATTATGATAAAGAGTTTCCTATCCATATAATAAGTGATCCTCTAAGAATATCTCAGATCTTAAACAATCTATTGTCAAATGCAATAAAATTTACTACAAAAGGTGAAGTTTTAGTTTCAACAAAGTTAGTAAGCCAAAATAGTAATGAAGCAATTTTAAAGTTCAGTGTTAAAGATACAGGAATTGGCGTTTCAAAAGAGAATCAAAAGAAACTATTCCAAGAGTTTTCTCAGGTTGATAGTTCTGCAACAAGAAGCTTTGCAGGAACTGGTCTAGGTTTAGCAATTTCTAAAAAGCTAACAAATTTACTTGGTGGTGAAATCTGGGTCGAAGAGAGTATGGAAGGTGTTGGTACAACTATTTGTTTTACTATAAAAGTAAAGCTAATGAACCAGGACTCTTCTAAAAATTATTCATTACCTACACATATGTCTAATTTAAGTGTATTGATTGTGGATGATAACTTTACAGCATGTGAAGTTCTAAAAGAGATGTTAGAGTCATTTAAATATAGTGTTGATGTAGTTTTTAATGGATTAGATGCAATTAATATAGTACAAAAGTATGATTATGATATGGTATTTTTAGATTACAAAATGCCTGGATTAAATGGTATAAAAACATATACTGAGTATAAAAATATACTAAAAGAAAAAACTCCTAAAACCTTGTTGGTGACAGCATATTCACAGGAGCTTATAAACGAGAATGTTGAAGATGCTGGAATAAAAGGTTATTTAACAAAACCTGTTTCTCCATCTACTTTATATGATTCAATTATAAATATAATGAATGAAAATAGAATTATCTATGATAATACTAAAAATTTAAAATATTCAAATCAAGTACTAGAATCTTGTGATGTTTTATTAGTTGAAGATAATAAATTAAATCAAGAGTTTGCTATTTCAATTTTAGAGTCATTTAATTTAATTGTTGATTTGGCAAATAACGGCTTGGAAGCAATTGAGAAAGTAAATTCAAAAAAATATAAATTAGTTCTTATGGATATTCAAATGCCAAAACTTGATGGCTTAGAAGCAACGAGAAGAATAAGAACTTTAGATAATGAGTATTTTAAAAATATTCCAATTATTGCATTAAGTGCAAATGCACTTGTCGGAGATAAAGAAAAGAGTTTAAGTGCTGGAATGAATGAACACATAACAAAACCAATAAATCCAGATGAATTATATACAACGCTCAAAAAATATATAAAAGAAGTGGATGTTAAAATACCTAATGCTAGTATTCAAAGTACAGATAGTACTAAAGAGATAATAGAGTTTGAAATAATATCAAAACTAGATAAAAAAGTTTTAAATATAGATGAAGCAATGAGTAGAATGTCTAATAATGAGACTGCATATATAAAAATTCTAGAGCAATTTAAAGAACACTATGCTGAAATATTTGTTGAACTTGAAAAGCTTTTTGAGAATAAAGATATTTTAACATTAGATAAGAAAATACATGAATTAAAAGGGATATCTGGTAATTTAGCGGCAAAAGAGTTGTTTCATAATTTGCTTGAAATCAATAGTTATTTACAAAAAGGTAAACTTCCTACTGTTGAGATTTTTAAAGCAACAAAAAATAGTTTAGATGATGTAATAAAAGAGATCAATAAAATCACACAAGAAAATATTATTAAGAGTAAACAGTTTGATATTAATATTGTGATAGATTTACTATATAATATAAAAAACAATTTAAACAGTGATATTGTAAAGTGTGAAGAAAATATGAATACTTTAAAATCTTATCTAACAGAAGATTACTTAGACTATTCTTCAAAACTACAAAAAGCATTAAATGAATTTGATTTAGATAAAGTAGATGTGTTAATTGAATCATTTTTAAAGGAACTAAATAATGAATAG
- a CDS encoding acyl-CoA dehydrogenase, with protein sequence METLILILILLVLGYMSFPLYTYFTVVGVYSFVFFDFGVISWLIFFALAALFLIQPLRIKFITKKLVDFINKNGLLPQISQTEEAALQAGTNWVESSYFKGRVNFSEVLEEKITELTEEEQAFLDNEVEQLCSMTTDWEIFQDRDLSPEVWQFIKDKKFFGMIVPKKYGGLGFSATAHSKVIEKLVSRSQVLAITVMVPNSLGPAELIEKHGTNEQKDKYLKDLARGKQVPCFGLTEPNAGSDATSIKSNGVLFKDDSGKIRIRLNFEKRYITLGNIATLIGLAFVLKDPEHLLGKEENLGITFGLVDHKKDGVDNSRRHDPLTIPFVNSPLYGKDVIIDLEDIIGGVDGIGKGWQMLVESLSIGRGISLPSVSLGGSKYALNIVSSYSQLREQFGLSIDHFEGVEEKIAKVAAFTYMLNASRNYTLDAIDNGEKPGVINSVMKYHATEKFREVINDSMDVLGGSAIIRGKNNLLAHAYFALPISITVEGANILTRNLMQFGQGLIKSHPYIYKEINALRSNNIESFDKGFFAHVNLGYSSFCKSLFYYLTRGHIICEKGEFTRYKQKVTWVSSEFTFLANVALGILGPALKKRENISARFGDILSNLYLITATLREFENNPKEEHKALVTYICDYCFNDIQIAREELISNLGGLSWLLPIVKLNPFGVKADDKLNAKIIDTLKNEESLSELCSNIFVDKNDEDRFAKLQKAVKLNRINQDSFKILKTAIKENTVVAGEFDEMIKQLIEKGLINKEKAASMKEAHELKQEVVSVDSFSVEEYKASK encoded by the coding sequence ATGGAAACACTAATTTTAATTTTAATACTTTTAGTTTTGGGATATATGAGTTTCCCATTATATACTTACTTTACAGTTGTTGGAGTTTACTCATTTGTATTCTTTGACTTTGGTGTAATATCTTGGCTTATATTCTTTGCTTTAGCTGCATTATTTTTAATTCAGCCTTTAAGAATAAAGTTTATTACCAAAAAACTTGTTGACTTTATAAATAAAAATGGCTTACTTCCTCAAATTTCTCAAACTGAAGAAGCAGCACTTCAAGCAGGTACAAACTGGGTTGAATCAAGCTACTTTAAAGGAAGAGTTAATTTTAGTGAAGTTTTAGAAGAGAAAATCACTGAACTTACAGAAGAAGAACAAGCTTTCTTAGATAATGAAGTTGAACAATTATGTTCTATGACTACAGATTGGGAGATTTTCCAAGATAGAGATTTAAGTCCTGAGGTTTGGCAGTTTATCAAAGATAAAAAATTCTTTGGGATGATAGTTCCTAAAAAATATGGTGGTCTTGGATTTAGTGCAACAGCACACTCAAAAGTAATTGAAAAACTAGTATCAAGATCTCAAGTTTTAGCTATTACAGTTATGGTTCCAAATTCACTTGGACCTGCTGAGTTAATAGAAAAACATGGTACTAATGAACAAAAAGACAAATACCTAAAAGATTTAGCAAGAGGTAAGCAAGTGCCTTGTTTTGGACTAACTGAACCAAATGCAGGTAGTGATGCGACTTCTATAAAATCTAATGGTGTTTTATTTAAAGATGACTCAGGAAAAATTAGAATAAGACTAAACTTTGAAAAAAGATATATTACTTTAGGAAATATAGCAACACTTATTGGTCTTGCTTTTGTTTTAAAAGATCCTGAGCATTTACTAGGAAAAGAAGAAAATCTTGGAATTACTTTTGGTTTAGTTGACCATAAAAAAGATGGTGTTGATAACTCAAGAAGACATGACCCACTTACAATTCCTTTTGTAAACTCGCCTTTATATGGGAAAGATGTAATTATTGATTTAGAAGATATTATTGGTGGTGTTGATGGCATTGGTAAAGGTTGGCAAATGTTAGTTGAATCTTTATCTATTGGTCGTGGTATTTCACTTCCTTCTGTATCTTTAGGTGGAAGTAAATATGCTTTAAATATTGTAAGTTCATACTCACAATTAAGAGAACAATTTGGTTTAAGTATAGACCACTTTGAAGGTGTTGAAGAAAAAATTGCTAAAGTTGCTGCTTTTACTTATATGTTAAATGCAAGTAGAAACTATACTTTAGATGCAATTGATAATGGTGAGAAACCAGGTGTTATTAATTCAGTTATGAAATATCATGCAACTGAGAAGTTTAGAGAAGTTATAAATGACTCTATGGATGTTTTAGGTGGTAGTGCTATTATTAGAGGTAAAAACAACCTTTTAGCTCATGCTTATTTTGCTTTACCTATTTCTATTACAGTTGAGGGAGCAAATATCTTAACAAGAAATTTAATGCAATTTGGACAAGGTTTAATAAAATCTCATCCATATATCTATAAAGAAATAAATGCTTTAAGATCAAATAATATTGAGAGTTTTGATAAAGGCTTTTTTGCCCATGTGAATCTAGGATATAGTTCATTTTGTAAATCACTATTTTATTATCTTACAAGAGGTCATATTATTTGTGAAAAAGGTGAGTTTACTAGATATAAACAAAAAGTAACTTGGGTTAGTTCTGAGTTTACATTCTTAGCAAATGTTGCTTTAGGTATTTTAGGACCTGCACTTAAAAAAAGAGAAAATATAAGTGCTAGATTTGGAGATATACTTTCAAACCTTTACTTAATTACTGCTACATTAAGAGAGTTTGAAAATAATCCAAAAGAAGAACATAAAGCTTTAGTTACATACATTTGTGATTATTGTTTTAATGATATTCAAATAGCAAGAGAAGAACTTATCTCAAATCTTGGTGGATTATCTTGGCTTTTACCAATAGTAAAATTAAATCCTTTTGGAGTTAAAGCTGACGATAAATTAAATGCAAAAATTATTGATACATTAAAAAATGAAGAGAGTTTAAGTGAACTTTGCTCAAACATCTTTGTTGATAAAAATGATGAAGACAGATTTGCAAAACTACAAAAAGCAGTTAAATTAAATAGAATAAATCAAGATAGTTTCAAAATCTTAAAAACTGCAATCAAAGAGAACACTGTAGTTGCAGGTGAATTTGATGAGATGATTAAACAACTTATAGAAAAAGGTTTAATCAATAAAGAAAAAGCAGCATCTATGAAAGAAGCTCATGAATTAAAACAAGAAGTTGTAAGTGTAGATTCTTTCAGTGTTGAGGAGTATAAGGCTTCAAAATGA
- a CDS encoding alpha/beta fold hydrolase — protein sequence MKKKDLLINTNGYILSLLEKILDANVEVKGIENIPKNNPRIFVANHFTRTEAMLVPYTMYNLTGKKVGVIADDSLFKTYFGDFLSNLGAMKKSDPLRNNHILGDLITSCKDWMVFPEGRMVKAKDIEKIGKHFCVKIDGTCQRVYTGASYFALLSQALREDYFNHKVKNFKKFQRKYFINDCSEINENDTMIVPINISYSKIRHGRNFLVDMVEKLMDSIGDNFKEELEIESNIVLNSKIIIQVLEPISTKELLKDYSKEPNHAKTISAIRYETTHNFMNKIYQSLTINFDHIFILILFLYPKKRINIKIFKRLIYLVINKLRNRDYFLDDDIDKDLIYLISYEKYKQYEEVLKIALTDEIIYDSNDEYIINKQKLLASYTHHSIRLKNILKVILNEVLVNESVVKLAKEYVNNNEEKINKKIVKLLRKQQKDSYLKSYMKFKEFADVKDINIGENKYLDLESSDTCIITVHGFSSSPKEVEELSIYLHSAGFAVYSPRLDGHGTSPEDLKDKKWEDWYKSVSQTITIASIKYKKVFIVGFSTGGLLSLLSSNKKYHEFTAIICINAALNLKDIRVKALLPAVSFWNDLVKRFNNNDYSKDYIDNNSENPDVNYDKFYIESIKQLSLLMEITRKNLKNVTQPCLILQAKDDPVVNASSAYEIHEKINSQNKDLQIIEANRHIIVKGEGKDELFEIILNFIKNNLYSQFLH from the coding sequence ATGAAAAAGAAAGATTTGTTAATAAATACTAATGGGTATATTTTAAGTTTGTTAGAAAAAATTCTAGATGCAAATGTAGAAGTAAAAGGAATAGAGAATATTCCAAAAAATAATCCAAGAATTTTTGTGGCAAATCATTTTACAAGAACAGAAGCAATGCTTGTACCATATACTATGTATAATCTTACAGGTAAAAAAGTAGGAGTTATTGCTGATGATTCACTATTTAAAACATATTTTGGAGACTTTTTAAGTAACCTTGGGGCTATGAAAAAATCAGACCCCCTAAGAAACAACCATATCCTTGGAGATTTAATAACATCTTGCAAGGATTGGATGGTTTTTCCTGAAGGAAGAATGGTAAAAGCTAAAGATATTGAAAAAATAGGTAAACACTTCTGTGTAAAAATAGATGGAACTTGTCAAAGAGTTTATACAGGAGCTAGTTATTTTGCCCTACTTTCTCAAGCTTTAAGAGAAGACTATTTTAATCATAAAGTAAAAAATTTCAAGAAATTTCAAAGAAAATATTTTATAAATGATTGTAGTGAGATAAATGAAAATGACACTATGATAGTTCCTATAAATATCTCATACTCCAAAATAAGACATGGCAGAAACTTTTTAGTTGACATGGTTGAAAAACTTATGGATAGTATAGGAGATAACTTTAAAGAAGAGTTAGAAATAGAGAGTAACATAGTTTTAAACTCAAAAATAATAATACAAGTCTTAGAGCCTATTAGTACAAAGGAGCTTTTAAAAGATTATTCAAAAGAACCTAATCATGCAAAAACTATAAGTGCTATTAGATATGAAACTACACATAACTTTATGAATAAAATTTATCAATCATTGACTATCAATTTTGACCATATTTTTATATTAATACTTTTCTTATATCCAAAAAAAAGAATTAATATAAAAATATTTAAAAGACTAATCTATCTTGTAATAAACAAACTAAGAAATAGAGACTATTTTTTAGATGATGATATAGATAAAGATTTAATATATCTAATTTCATATGAAAAATATAAACAGTATGAAGAGGTTTTAAAGATTGCTTTAACAGATGAAATTATTTATGATTCAAATGATGAATATATAATTAATAAACAAAAACTTTTAGCTAGTTATACTCATCACTCAATTAGATTAAAAAATATATTAAAAGTCATACTAAATGAAGTCTTAGTAAATGAAAGTGTCGTAAAGTTAGCAAAAGAATATGTAAATAATAATGAAGAAAAAATAAATAAAAAGATAGTTAAACTTCTTAGGAAACAACAAAAAGACTCATATTTAAAAAGTTATATGAAGTTTAAAGAGTTTGCGGATGTAAAAGATATAAATATTGGTGAGAATAAATATCTTGATTTAGAATCAAGTGATACTTGTATTATCACCGTACATGGTTTTTCCTCAAGCCCAAAAGAAGTTGAAGAGTTAAGCATATATTTACACTCTGCTGGTTTTGCTGTTTACTCTCCTAGACTTGATGGTCATGGAACTAGCCCTGAGGATTTAAAAGATAAGAAATGGGAAGATTGGTATAAAAGTGTATCTCAAACTATAACAATAGCATCTATAAAATACAAAAAAGTATTTATAGTAGGCTTTTCAACAGGTGGATTATTAAGTCTTTTAAGTTCAAATAAAAAGTATCATGAATTTACAGCTATTATATGTATAAATGCAGCATTAAATCTAAAAGACATAAGAGTAAAAGCCCTACTTCCTGCTGTATCTTTTTGGAATGATCTAGTAAAACGATTTAATAACAATGACTATTCAAAAGACTATATAGATAACAACTCAGAAAACCCTGATGTAAACTATGATAAGTTTTATATAGAATCAATCAAACAACTAAGCTTACTAATGGAAATCACAAGAAAAAATCTAAAAAATGTAACACAACCTTGCTTGATACTTCAAGCAAAAGATGACCCAGTAGTAAATGCTAGTAGTGCTTATGAAATACATGAAAAAATAAACTCACAAAATAAAGATTTACAAATAATAGAAGCCAACAGACATATAATAGTTAAAGGTGAGGGGAAAGATGAGTTATTTGAGATAATATTAAACTTTATTAAAAACAACCTATATTCACAGTTTCTACACTAA
- a CDS encoding ATP-binding response regulator, whose translation MNSKPRVLIVDDVSSNIHLLMNILKDDYTLIAATNGEKAISLTNMDPQPDIILLDVVMPDMDGYEVCRRLKQNKQTAHIPIVFVTSLNSTEQQEEAINVGAIDFITKPLSRNIVLHKVKTYINLNSLNDKKDSISIRKLKDTNTKIIKPSILVVDDTPENIQVMIQVLKNEYIVTVATSGAKALEILSNGLSPDLILLDVVMPKMNGYEFCELINLDDKYKHIPIIFVTILEHEKDIVKGFELGAVDYVVKPIEPIVLKARINTHLKLKGYSDKLIEDIRVKEDLIINQSKLALLGEMFENVTHQWKQPLSSINVTTTGIKIQKDYNQLDDEKLLNGLNTIENAVKYLSDTVDDFGNFLINDSKKYEFNIEVLISRTLNLLSPKLADYSIIVENNVENVLLINYENDLMQVLMNIILNALDKLVNVKGNRKIIIDSTHNENSITIRVQDNAGGVNPENIDCIFDKYFTTKSKKEGRGLGLFISKKIVEDRLSGEINVSNISDGACFEIVLSI comes from the coding sequence ATGAATAGTAAACCTAGAGTTTTAATAGTAGATGATGTATCCTCAAATATTCATCTATTAATGAATATTTTAAAAGATGATTATACATTAATAGCTGCAACAAATGGAGAAAAAGCAATATCTCTAACAAATATGGACCCACAACCAGATATAATTTTACTTGATGTTGTTATGCCTGATATGGATGGTTATGAAGTTTGTAGAAGATTAAAACAAAACAAACAAACAGCCCATATTCCAATAGTTTTTGTTACTTCTTTAAATAGTACTGAACAACAAGAAGAAGCTATTAATGTTGGTGCGATTGATTTTATAACAAAGCCTTTATCTAGAAATATAGTATTACATAAAGTTAAGACATATATTAATTTAAATAGTTTAAATGATAAAAAAGACTCAATATCTATTAGAAAATTAAAAGATACTAATACGAAAATAATCAAGCCCTCTATTTTGGTTGTAGATGATACTCCTGAAAACATTCAAGTTATGATACAGGTTTTAAAAAATGAATACATAGTAACTGTAGCTACAAGTGGGGCAAAAGCCTTAGAGATACTTAGTAATGGTTTATCTCCTGATTTAATATTATTAGATGTAGTCATGCCTAAGATGAATGGATATGAGTTCTGTGAGCTTATAAATCTAGATGATAAGTATAAACACATACCAATTATCTTTGTAACAATATTAGAACATGAAAAAGATATTGTAAAAGGTTTTGAATTGGGTGCAGTTGATTATGTTGTTAAACCAATAGAGCCAATAGTTTTAAAAGCTAGAATAAACACACATTTAAAATTGAAAGGTTATAGTGACAAGTTAATTGAAGATATAAGAGTAAAAGAAGATTTGATTATAAATCAATCAAAACTTGCACTTTTAGGTGAGATGTTTGAAAATGTTACTCATCAATGGAAACAACCACTATCTTCAATTAATGTAACAACTACAGGAATTAAAATACAAAAAGACTATAATCAACTAGATGATGAAAAACTATTGAATGGTTTAAACACAATAGAAAATGCAGTAAAGTATTTATCTGATACAGTTGATGATTTTGGAAACTTTTTGATAAATGATTCTAAAAAATATGAGTTTAATATTGAAGTATTAATATCTAGAACGCTAAATTTATTAAGTCCTAAACTTGCTGATTATTCTATTATAGTAGAGAATAACGTGGAAAATGTTTTACTTATAAATTATGAAAATGATTTAATGCAAGTTTTAATGAATATTATTTTAAATGCTTTAGATAAATTAGTTAATGTAAAAGGTAATAGAAAAATTATAATAGATTCCACACATAATGAAAACAGTATAACTATAAGAGTTCAAGATAATGCAGGAGGGGTTAATCCTGAAAACATTGATTGTATTTTTGATAAGTACTTTACAACTAAATCTAAAAAAGAGGGAAGAGGTTTAGGTCTTTTTATAAGTAAAAAAATTGTTGAAGATAGATTAAGTGGAGAAATTAATGTAAGCAATATTAGTGACGGTGCTTGTTTTGAAATTGTTTTAAGTATTTAG
- a CDS encoding M48 family metallopeptidase, which yields MKFLKNLIFITLLSLIILGCTQKTPYTNRSQMIFMSPKEELALGEKSYKQALSKSEVLTNTTDARRVQNIGLKIAQVAKRPDFKWEFNLVKNKAKNAFCLPGGKVVVYTGILEVAQNDDQLATVMAHEVAHALARHGAERMSSAMVQQGLQVIGNVVLASTAPEYTNVFNQAYGVGSQLGVMLPYGRLQESEADEIGIYLMAKANYDIHEALNFWKNMSKGKKQTNEFFSTHPSSSTRIANIQRVIEKIESTQTKVRNQKTESKSSSKLLGNPVY from the coding sequence ATGAAGTTCTTAAAAAATCTAATTTTTATAACGCTGCTTTCACTAATCATTTTAGGTTGTACTCAAAAAACACCCTACACAAACAGATCACAAATGATTTTTATGTCACCAAAAGAAGAGTTAGCTCTAGGTGAAAAGTCATATAAACAAGCCCTTTCAAAATCAGAAGTTCTTACAAATACTACTGATGCAAGAAGAGTTCAAAATATTGGTCTAAAAATAGCCCAAGTTGCAAAAAGACCTGATTTTAAATGGGAATTTAACTTAGTAAAAAATAAAGCTAAAAATGCCTTTTGTTTACCTGGTGGAAAAGTTGTTGTTTATACAGGTATTTTAGAAGTTGCTCAAAACGATGACCAATTAGCAACTGTAATGGCCCATGAGGTTGCCCATGCACTAGCTCGACATGGAGCTGAAAGAATGAGTTCTGCTATGGTTCAACAAGGATTACAAGTAATAGGAAATGTGGTATTAGCTTCAACTGCTCCTGAATACACAAATGTATTTAATCAAGCTTATGGAGTAGGTAGTCAACTAGGTGTCATGCTTCCTTATGGAAGATTGCAAGAAAGTGAAGCTGATGAAATAGGTATTTATCTTATGGCAAAAGCTAATTATGATATACATGAAGCTTTAAACTTTTGGAAAAATATGAGTAAGGGTAAAAAACAAACAAATGAGTTTTTTTCAACTCACCCAAGTTCAAGTACAAGAATTGCAAATATTCAAAGAGTAATTGAAAAAATTGAATCAACACAAACAAAAGTTAGAAATCAAAAAACAGAATCTAAATCTTCAAGCAAGCTTTTAGGAAACCCTGTTTATTAG